A part of Helicobacter fennelliae genomic DNA contains:
- a CDS encoding outer membrane family protein, with protein sequence MLRKLIFVFVSVALMLYGANQPTKLNDAPANSFADAFKRGLVYGHAGLLFQQSIKDSPTYGDINLSLGYESRRYMGYKFGAEAWLIPKLYEGNKGDFTRGQMYFDMPQLYADYYNQYEKFGGTVGRYRINEEWMTNYSEGLSANYDRFNNIRLSFAWALRNAYITNYFSRNFEVFGSYINAKWTGGAFNFKAEITIPQAPLVITPYVYLVPDFFIAPGLKGDLSIPINNKISLHALIHLMSYVELNEQRKALNNNGGGIIWLEGSADLAGFRFGGGIVNVPAGGATYIDAFGQHTPFERSDGIFYYNSTTPYAFVSANFWNYVTAYGAFRISFINGRNVLNWEGKVDIMPIPNIRMGLAAIGMDNKADAPSRFGGKDYMIFRGYVEYSF encoded by the coding sequence ATGCTAAGGAAGCTTATCTTCGTTTTTGTAAGCGTAGCATTAATGCTGTATGGAGCAAATCAGCCAACAAAGCTCAATGACGCGCCTGCAAACTCATTTGCAGATGCATTCAAAAGAGGCTTAGTGTATGGGCATGCTGGACTTTTGTTTCAACAATCAATCAAAGATTCTCCAACATATGGTGATATTAATCTAAGCCTAGGCTATGAATCAAGGCGATATATGGGCTATAAATTTGGAGCTGAAGCATGGCTTATCCCAAAGCTCTATGAGGGCAATAAGGGTGATTTTACCAGAGGACAAATGTATTTTGATATGCCACAGCTTTATGCAGATTATTACAACCAATACGAAAAATTTGGAGGCACAGTCGGAAGATATAGAATCAATGAAGAATGGATGACAAACTACTCTGAGGGCTTAAGCGCAAACTATGATCGATTTAATAATATCAGATTGTCTTTTGCATGGGCGTTACGCAACGCGTATATCACAAATTATTTTAGTCGAAATTTTGAAGTCTTTGGAAGCTATATCAACGCAAAATGGACAGGAGGAGCGTTTAATTTCAAAGCCGAAATCACTATACCTCAAGCACCTCTTGTCATCACGCCTTATGTGTATCTTGTTCCGGATTTTTTCATCGCACCCGGCTTGAAGGGCGATCTTAGTATTCCAATCAATAACAAAATCTCCTTGCACGCCCTTATCCACCTTATGTCCTATGTCGAGCTTAATGAGCAAAGAAAAGCTCTCAATAATAATGGTGGTGGAATCATATGGCTTGAAGGTAGTGCGGACTTGGCGGGTTTTCGGTTTGGTGGCGGGATCGTAAATGTGCCTGCAGGTGGTGCGACTTATATCGATGCATTTGGTCAGCATACGCCCTTTGAGCGAAGTGATGGGATTTTTTATTATAACTCCACAACGCCATACGCGTTTGTGTCAGCTAACTTTTGGAATTATGTTACCGCGTATGGGGCGTTTCGTATAAGTTTTATCAATGGACGAAATGTCTTAAATTGGGAAGGCAAGGTAGATATTATGCCTATTCCAAATATTAGAATGGGGCTTGCTGCCATTGGTATGGATAACAAAGCTGACGCCCCAAGCCGATTTGGCGGCAAAGATTATATGATTTTTAGGGGCTATGTGGAGTATAGTTTCTAA
- a CDS encoding tetraacyldisaccharide 4'-kinase encodes MDFWYRYFYKPNVWQKALSVCLLPFSVCYCLIATLKRRLAKKQDFGIPIISVGNLIAGGSGKTPFLIHIANFLSECQYGEICVISRGYKRKSTGLVWVSKNGDILCDVKKSGDEPYLIAKSCKDISVLVCKNREFAIKEAIKSGAQIILLDDGLRFGFAKLDFILRPKEKPYFDFCLPSGIYRENPALYHTFQANPLAKILQEERDFFRIVTITNQTPKMLLLTAIANPQRLKQFLPPHITHHITKEICLKDHSDFNKQHINSLLTSTKATSILTTQKDEVKLEHFGFKLSIMNLELYINVRIREYIKLYVLKFIKPATMQMLHHKGGAIFVGASPAHNVIDLFLSLYPQASKLEILEVLEYLILQNLKSFWLKSSELCFPYKNDLELAFSYDAEMIEMFGSLFLSGYIDICFCDTNLTKDSTQSQPSLPTLLSLPLQQQVWIYFRDHFFYHQIFMQKSRIMGDLDSRALESSVPKSKINSKIESKIESHAIDFDNPKTWNLDSIFMRLTSKGEEYFYKTLAPNFYQKYKSATLTFAP; translated from the coding sequence ATGGATTTTTGGTATAGGTATTTTTATAAGCCAAATGTATGGCAAAAAGCACTAAGTGTGTGTTTGTTGCCATTTAGCGTGTGCTATTGTCTGATAGCGACTTTGAAGCGGAGATTGGCAAAGAAGCAAGATTTTGGGATTCCTATTATTTCTGTTGGCAATCTCATCGCAGGCGGAAGTGGCAAAACGCCGTTTTTAATCCATATAGCGAATTTTCTTTCAGAATGCCAATATGGCGAAATATGCGTCATCTCAAGAGGCTACAAAAGAAAAAGCACAGGGCTTGTATGGGTAAGCAAAAATGGAGACATACTCTGTGATGTCAAAAAAAGTGGCGATGAGCCATATTTGATCGCAAAAAGTTGTAAAGACATAAGTGTGCTTGTCTGCAAAAATCGAGAGTTTGCAATCAAAGAGGCGATAAAATCCGGAGCACAAATCATACTTTTAGATGATGGTTTAAGGTTTGGATTTGCAAAGCTAGATTTTATCTTGCGCCCTAAAGAAAAGCCATATTTTGATTTTTGTTTGCCTAGTGGTATATATCGCGAGAATCCAGCACTCTACCACACTTTCCAAGCAAATCCGCTCGCAAAGATTCTACAAGAAGAGCGGGATTTTTTTAGAATCGTTACAATCACAAACCAAACACCAAAAATGCTCCTCCTTACTGCCATTGCCAACCCCCAAAGACTCAAGCAATTTCTGCCACCACACATCACACATCACATCACAAAAGAAATTTGTTTAAAAGACCATAGCGATTTTAATAAACAGCACATTAACTCTCTGCTTACAAGCACCAAAGCCACTTCCATACTGACTACACAAAAAGATGAAGTCAAGCTTGAACATTTTGGCTTTAAGCTTAGTATTATGAATCTTGAATTATACATAAATGTTCGCATACGAGAGTATATCAAGCTTTATGTGCTTAAATTTATCAAGCCTGCGACAATGCAGATGCTTCATCACAAAGGCGGTGCGATTTTTGTCGGTGCAAGTCCTGCGCATAATGTGATTGATTTGTTTTTGAGTTTGTATCCGCAAGCAAGCAAGTTAGAGATTTTGGAGGTTTTGGAATACCTTATTTTGCAGAATCTAAAAAGCTTTTGGCTTAAAAGTAGCGAGCTTTGCTTTCCATACAAAAATGACTTAGAGCTTGCATTTTCTTATGATGCGGAGATGATTGAAATGTTTGGGTCGCTATTTTTGAGCGGATATATTGATATTTGCTTTTGTGATACCAATCTCACAAAAGATTCTACACAATCACAACCAAGCCTGCCAACGCTTTTAAGCTTGCCATTGCAACAACAAGTGTGGATTTATTTTCGCGATCATTTTTTTTATCATCAAATCTTTATGCAAAAATCACGCATTATGGGGGATTTAGATTCTCGCGCGCTAGAATCTAGTGTGCCAAAATCTAAGATAAATTCCAAGATAGAATCTAAAATAGAATCTCACGCGATAGATTTTGACAACCCAAAAACATGGAATCTAGATTCTATTTTTATGAGGCTTACTTCAAAGGGTGAGGAGTATTTTTATAAGACTTTAGCCCCAAACTTCTACCAAAAATACAAATCTGCTACACTCACTTTTGCACCATAG
- a CDS encoding NAD+ synthase: MPAISTPHTSLATPTFKLQSPKYYQRYIQKSIAFLRDELKSKKAQNLIVGLSGGIDSAVVAILCQKAFPNNLITINLPSSTSSPHSLKDAKILASSFNFALKQIPIAQYDTLFREQNPESSPLQIGNFCARIRMALLYNMSSRYNGIVVGTSNKSELMLGYGTIFGDLACAINPIGTLYKTEIFHIAKLLQIPESIISKPPSADLYENQSDEQELGFSYAHIDALLYKIYKKYGNSSKSLRKIHKKPFIKKGFDPNLVEMVVTRIKQNLFKRELPRIFAMRDM, translated from the coding sequence ATGCCTGCAATATCCACACCACACACATCGCTTGCAACGCCTACATTTAAATTACAATCTCCAAAATACTATCAGCGATACATACAAAAAAGCATTGCGTTTTTGCGCGATGAGCTCAAATCCAAAAAAGCCCAGAATCTTATTGTAGGTTTAAGTGGTGGGATTGATTCAGCAGTTGTCGCCATACTCTGCCAAAAAGCATTTCCAAACAATCTCATAACCATAAATTTGCCTTCATCAACTTCTTCTCCTCACTCACTCAAAGACGCTAAAATTCTAGCTTCTAGCTTTAATTTTGCTTTGAAGCAGATTCCAATCGCACAATATGACACACTCTTTCGCGAGCAAAATCCAGAATCTAGCCCATTGCAAATTGGCAATTTTTGCGCAAGAATCAGAATGGCATTGCTCTATAATATGTCAAGTCGATACAATGGCATTGTAGTTGGCACAAGCAATAAATCAGAATTAATGCTAGGATATGGCACGATTTTTGGGGATCTTGCCTGCGCGATAAATCCTATTGGCACATTATATAAAACAGAAATATTTCACATCGCCAAACTCTTACAGATTCCAGAATCTATCATCAGCAAACCCCCAAGCGCGGATCTTTACGAAAACCAAAGTGATGAGCAAGAGCTTGGATTCAGCTATGCGCACATTGATGCACTGCTATATAAAATCTACAAAAAATATGGCAACTCAAGCAAATCTCTTCGCAAAATCCACAAAAAGCCATTCATCAAAAAAGGCTTTGATCCAAATTTAGTCGAAATGGTTGTAACGCGAATCAAACAGAATCTATTTAAGCGAGAATTGCCTCGCATTTTTGCAATGCGCGATATGTGA
- a CDS encoding phosphatidate cytidylyltransferase, producing MKNLKENFMKDKNRYITALVLICALVALLWINNTILVWLVLGILFLIGLKESLKLYHIDENYKFYAVALVIWILALLHSRPIEVGIVACMALAGYVAYKQNLNSRLLLPFLYPTIPFLALYSVYLDFKVDGIWWLILVIVCCDSGAYFGGKAFGKNKLSPTSPNKTIEGAIIGLALAVIIGSVVGIWALNVNFFISIVFCIIVGVSGIFGDLYESYLKRKAGLKDSGSIFPGHGGVLDRLDALLFGAIAMHFLRFDVWQNTIDPSLIPNFIQ from the coding sequence ATGAAAAACCTAAAAGAAAATTTTATGAAAGATAAAAATCGCTATATTACTGCTTTGGTTTTAATTTGTGCCCTTGTGGCTTTGCTTTGGATAAATAATACAATCCTTGTATGGCTTGTTTTGGGGATTTTATTTCTGATTGGACTGAAAGAAAGCCTAAAGCTTTATCATATCGATGAAAATTATAAATTTTATGCTGTGGCATTGGTGATTTGGATTCTTGCACTGCTTCATAGCCGACCCATTGAAGTTGGTATAGTTGCGTGTATGGCGTTGGCAGGATATGTCGCTTATAAGCAGAATCTAAACTCGCGCCTTTTGCTTCCGTTTTTGTATCCTACGATTCCATTTTTGGCACTTTATAGTGTGTATCTTGATTTTAAGGTTGATGGGATATGGTGGCTTATTTTGGTTATTGTGTGCTGCGATAGTGGGGCGTATTTTGGAGGCAAAGCCTTTGGCAAAAACAAACTTAGTCCAACCTCACCAAACAAAACCATAGAAGGTGCTATCATAGGGCTTGCTTTGGCTGTTATTATCGGTAGCGTTGTGGGTATTTGGGCATTAAATGTCAATTTTTTCATCTCGATTGTGTTTTGCATTATTGTTGGTGTTTCGGGCATTTTTGGGGATTTGTATGAAAGCTATTTGAAGCGCAAAGCTGGACTGAAAGATAGCGGAAGTATTTTTCCTGGACATGGTGGGGTGCTTGATCGGCTTGATGCGCTTTTGTTTGGAGCGATTGCTATGCACTTTTTGCGCTTTGATGTGTGGCAAAACACAATCGATCCAAGCCTTATTCCAAACTTTATACAATAA
- the dxr gene encoding 1-deoxy-D-xylulose-5-phosphate reductoisomerase: protein MIILGSTGSIGQSSLKIAKRFRKNVEALVAGKNIDLLNQQIAQFRPKRVCIADKSDYATLQPLGAKVYCGEEGIIELIIDSQSELVINALVGFMGLLPSITTQKCGKKLALANKESLVSGGWLLDTSAIIPIDSEHFGLWYLRNDRAIKKLIITASGGAFRDFPLESIFSQTKQTALAHPNWKMGKKITIDSATMMNKIFEVLEAFWLFDFTHIEAFIERTSSIHALIEFLDGSTIAHFATPDMCLPIAYAIDPKKAMHSQIVDSLCLEKIQSLRFEFIDSARYPLWELKSYILQNPKSGVIINAANEVAIQRFLKDEIVFGHIKDIVCASLEHFKESLELSALQAYSEILDLDLKVRAWASCFDVFGAKSH, encoded by the coding sequence ATGATTATTCTTGGAAGCACAGGCTCAATAGGGCAATCAAGCCTTAAAATCGCTAAGAGATTTCGCAAAAATGTCGAGGCTTTGGTCGCTGGCAAGAATATCGATTTACTCAATCAGCAAATCGCGCAGTTTCGCCCTAAAAGAGTATGTATAGCCGATAAATCTGATTATGCAACACTTCAGCCTCTTGGCGCAAAGGTGTATTGCGGAGAAGAGGGCATTATTGAGTTGATTATAGATTCTCAAAGCGAGCTTGTTATCAATGCGTTGGTTGGGTTTATGGGGCTTTTGCCAAGCATTACTACACAAAAATGTGGCAAAAAGCTAGCTTTAGCAAATAAAGAATCTTTAGTTTCTGGTGGTTGGCTTTTGGATACATCAGCAATCATTCCTATTGATAGCGAGCATTTTGGGTTGTGGTATTTGCGTAATGATAGAGCGATAAAAAAGCTCATTATCACAGCAAGCGGAGGGGCTTTTAGGGATTTTCCACTAGAATCTATTTTTAGCCAAACCAAACAAACAGCACTCGCACACCCAAATTGGAAAATGGGTAAAAAAATTACAATAGATTCTGCAACAATGATGAATAAAATCTTTGAAGTGCTTGAGGCATTTTGGCTTTTTGATTTTACGCATATAGAGGCTTTTATCGAGCGCACTTCAAGCATTCACGCCCTTATAGAATTCCTTGATGGAAGCACGATCGCTCATTTTGCTACACCTGATATGTGTCTGCCCATAGCATACGCGATAGATCCAAAGAAAGCTATGCATTCTCAGATTGTAGATTCTTTGTGTTTGGAGAAGATTCAATCTTTGCGATTTGAGTTTATAGATTCTGCGCGTTATCCGCTTTGGGAGCTCAAAAGCTATATATTGCAAAATCCAAAATCTGGCGTGATTATTAATGCTGCTAACGAAGTAGCGATTCAGAGATTTTTAAAAGATGAGATTGTGTTTGGGCATATCAAAGATATTGTTTGTGCGAGTTTGGAACATTTTAAAGAATCATTAGAACTATCAGCATTACAGGCATATAGCGAGATTTTGGATTTGGATCTTAAGGTGCGCGCTTGGGCTTCTTGTTTTGATGTTTTTGGTGCAAAATCTCACTAA
- the speA gene encoding arginine decarboxylase has protein sequence MVDYGIKYWSNDDFIIEDGVVKVNHKNKPSLLEIVEEIREKGYKGPLLIRFPHLIYKQITQLFCSFENAIKEYDYKGHFKAVFPLKVNQMPNFVLPLVECSQNLCYGLEAGSKSELIVAMSYTNLSSPITVNGFKDKEMISLGFIAAKMGHDITLTIEGLNELLGIIEVAKEMGEPCPKIGLRIRLHSTGTGVWGKSGGINAKFGLTSTELLEAIRLLEDSKLLAQFSMIHFHIGSQISDISPLKKAIREVGNIYAELRKMGASNLTCVNIGGGLAVEYTQHEDSNNRNYTLSEFSGDVVFSLKEIARNKKEREPNIFIESGRYVSANHAVLITPVLELFSHEYDEKALRLKEKNPQLIAEMLDLYQSITEKNAIEYLHDSLDHMESLLTLFDLGYIDLTDRSNAEVLVHLIIKKIIKLLKYKNHNEIIRIQEQVQERYLLNCSFFQSLPDYWGLAQNFPVMPLDRLNRRPTRSASLWDITCDSDGEIAFDAKKPLFLHDVDVTKEEYFLGFFLVGAYQEVLGMRHNLFTHPTEFSVVFDDDLNKGYEITNLLEAQNVLDVLDDLDYDTKEIERILKQRIEDAKIDEDDKKELLGQLYVMLSENGYLRTITKNGE, from the coding sequence GTGGTAGATTATGGGATTAAGTATTGGTCAAATGATGATTTTATTATCGAAGATGGTGTTGTCAAAGTTAATCACAAAAATAAACCCTCACTTTTGGAAATAGTTGAAGAAATACGAGAAAAAGGCTATAAAGGACCATTACTCATTCGCTTTCCTCATTTGATTTATAAGCAAATCACACAGCTTTTTTGCTCGTTTGAAAATGCCATAAAAGAATACGACTACAAAGGGCATTTTAAGGCTGTTTTTCCACTCAAAGTCAATCAAATGCCAAATTTTGTCTTGCCACTTGTTGAATGCAGCCAGAATCTATGCTATGGACTTGAGGCAGGAAGCAAGTCTGAGCTGATTGTCGCGATGTCTTATACAAATCTTAGCTCCCCAATAACCGTCAATGGCTTCAAAGACAAAGAGATGATTTCACTAGGCTTTATCGCCGCTAAAATGGGACATGATATTACCTTGACAATCGAGGGATTAAATGAATTGCTTGGTATTATCGAAGTCGCCAAAGAAATGGGCGAGCCTTGTCCAAAAATAGGCTTACGCATTCGGCTTCATAGCACAGGCACAGGCGTTTGGGGTAAATCAGGGGGCATTAATGCCAAATTTGGTCTCACTTCAACAGAGCTTTTGGAGGCGATACGACTTTTGGAAGATTCTAAGCTTTTAGCGCAATTTAGTATGATTCATTTTCATATCGGAAGCCAAATTAGCGATATTTCACCACTCAAAAAAGCAATCCGAGAAGTTGGCAATATTTATGCAGAATTGCGAAAAATGGGTGCATCAAACCTTACTTGCGTAAATATCGGCGGCGGACTTGCCGTAGAATACACACAGCACGAAGACTCAAATAATCGCAACTACACATTAAGCGAATTTAGCGGTGATGTGGTGTTTTCACTCAAAGAAATCGCGCGCAACAAAAAAGAGCGAGAACCAAACATATTCATAGAATCTGGTCGTTATGTATCAGCCAATCACGCAGTGCTTATTACTCCTGTGCTAGAGCTTTTTAGCCACGAATACGACGAAAAAGCTTTACGACTCAAAGAAAAAAACCCCCAACTTATCGCTGAAATGCTTGATTTATATCAAAGCATAACAGAAAAAAACGCGATTGAATATTTGCACGATAGCCTCGATCATATGGAATCTTTGCTGACATTATTTGATTTGGGATATATTGATCTTACCGATCGCTCAAATGCTGAAGTGCTGGTGCATTTAATCATCAAAAAAATCATCAAACTGCTTAAATACAAAAACCATAATGAAATCATCAGAATCCAAGAGCAAGTCCAAGAGCGGTATTTGCTTAATTGTAGTTTTTTTCAAAGCCTGCCTGATTATTGGGGATTGGCACAAAACTTTCCTGTAATGCCACTTGATAGGCTCAATCGCCGACCTACAAGAAGTGCGAGCTTGTGGGATATTACTTGTGATTCTGATGGTGAGATTGCTTTTGATGCAAAAAAGCCACTTTTTTTGCATGATGTTGATGTAACAAAAGAAGAATATTTTTTGGGATTTTTCCTTGTGGGTGCGTATCAAGAAGTGCTTGGTATGCGCCATAATCTCTTCACGCACCCGACAGAATTTAGCGTTGTATTTGATGATGATCTCAATAAAGGCTATGAAATCACTAATCTTCTTGAAGCCCAAAATGTGCTTGATGTGCTTGATGATTTGGATTATGATACCAAAGAGATTGAGCGGATCTTAAAGCAAAGAATCGAAGATGCCAAAATCGATGAAGATGACAAAAAAGAGCTTTTGGGACAGTTATATGTCATGCTAAGCGAGAATGGGTATTTGCGAACAATCACAAAAAATGGAGAATAG
- the cysE gene encoding serine O-acetyltransferase: MSLFALIKEDFATPLKNDPAIKSKFELFFNYPGLIAIVHYRIAHFLYQKNFRLLARIIMGWSQFLSNIDIHPAAQIGRRIFIDHGIGVVIGETAIIGDDVTIYQGVSLGGVSLEQTKRHPTLESGVVIGAGAKILGDITIGKNAKIGANSVVIKDVPAESTAVGIPARIIPPKIPPKHTRLESQYIDSQNDKIEHKIRTNLPDVSGNVFLYLLQRIEIMEQKKNLLNPSYTNCKEALEALEKLQLDLDKKYEDYIKALKMSHDEF; this comes from the coding sequence ATGAGTCTATTTGCACTTATCAAAGAAGATTTTGCTACACCGCTCAAAAACGATCCTGCGATCAAATCTAAATTTGAACTTTTTTTTAATTATCCCGGGCTCATTGCGATTGTGCATTATCGTATCGCGCATTTTTTGTATCAGAAAAATTTTAGACTCCTTGCGCGCATTATCATGGGATGGAGTCAGTTTTTGAGTAATATCGACATTCACCCCGCAGCACAGATTGGCAGGAGGATTTTTATCGATCATGGTATAGGCGTTGTGATAGGTGAGACGGCTATTATTGGCGATGATGTAACGATTTATCAAGGGGTGAGCTTAGGCGGGGTGAGCTTGGAGCAGACAAAGCGACATCCGACACTAGAATCTGGCGTTGTGATCGGGGCTGGAGCGAAAATTTTGGGCGATATAACAATCGGCAAAAATGCCAAAATCGGCGCAAATTCTGTGGTGATAAAAGATGTGCCAGCAGAATCCACAGCCGTGGGGATTCCAGCACGCATTATTCCACCAAAGATTCCGCCAAAGCACACAAGACTAGAGTCTCAATACATAGATTCTCAAAACGACAAAATCGAGCATAAAATCCGCACAAATCTGCCTGATGTGAGTGGCAATGTGTTTTTGTATTTGTTACAACGAATAGAGATTATGGAGCAAAAAAAAAATCTGCTCAACCCTTCTTATACAAATTGCAAAGAAGCTCTTGAAGCATTAGAAAAACTCCAACTTGATTTGGATAAAAAATACGAAGATTACATTAAGGCTCTTAAGATGAGTCATGATGAGTTTTAG
- the murC gene encoding UDP-N-acetylmuramate--L-alanine ligase, translating into MIDSLSPLSLSQAKIHFIGIGGIGISGLAKYLKAQGASISGSDIAHSPTTHYLKSLGVPISIPHAKEAITNQDIVIHSAIIKPDNIEILQAQQKNIPVLSRTQALKLILDSKRVYSVCGAHGKSTISAMLSSIFPHYGAIIGAESKEFFSNVREVQSQNIVFEADESDKSFLNSNPYFAIVPNAEPEHMETYNHNLEEFYAAYKQFLSSAKKSCINIDDPFLKDLDMECIRLDPKKDIKNISYFLKNDEPYTSFELRDFGGFEVWGIGEHTATNASMAILSALDSMDVESVRNNLLNFCGIKKRFDILHKEPLTIIDDYAHHPTEIKATIASLQIYASLRNIDEITMIWQPHKYSRLFDNLEAFQHCFGKPERFKLIILPVWAAGEDAVEVDFATLFKHYNPLLATRLQRVGNILEVYKNENLVQRIESGIAIGFGAGDITYQLRGIK; encoded by the coding sequence ATGATAGATTCTCTCTCTCCACTCTCACTCTCTCAAGCCAAAATCCATTTTATCGGCATTGGTGGGATTGGTATTTCAGGGCTTGCAAAATATCTTAAAGCACAAGGTGCGAGCATTAGCGGAAGTGATATTGCGCATTCGCCAACTACGCACTATCTGAAGTCTTTAGGTGTGCCAATTAGCATTCCTCACGCAAAAGAAGCGATCACAAATCAGGATATAGTAATCCACTCAGCAATCATAAAGCCCGATAATATCGAAATTCTGCAAGCCCAGCAAAAAAACATTCCTGTGCTATCACGTACGCAAGCCTTGAAGCTTATTTTAGATTCTAAGCGCGTGTATAGCGTTTGTGGCGCGCATGGCAAATCAACAATTAGCGCAATGTTAAGCAGTATTTTTCCGCATTATGGCGCGATCATAGGAGCAGAGAGCAAGGAGTTTTTTTCAAATGTGCGTGAAGTGCAGAGTCAAAATATAGTCTTTGAAGCTGATGAATCTGATAAGAGTTTTTTAAATTCTAATCCATATTTTGCGATTGTTCCAAATGCAGAGCCAGAGCACATGGAGACATATAATCACAATTTAGAGGAGTTTTATGCGGCGTATAAGCAGTTTTTATCAAGTGCAAAAAAAAGCTGCATTAATATTGATGATCCTTTTTTGAAGGACTTAGATATGGAGTGTATCCGCCTTGACCCCAAAAAAGACATCAAAAATATCAGCTATTTTCTTAAAAATGATGAGCCATATACATCATTTGAATTAAGAGATTTTGGTGGGTTTGAGGTTTGGGGTATAGGCGAGCATACAGCTACAAATGCCTCTATGGCGATATTGAGTGCTTTAGATTCTATGGATGTAGAAAGCGTGCGCAATAATCTTTTGAATTTTTGCGGAATCAAAAAACGTTTTGATATTTTACACAAAGAGCCTTTGACGATTATTGATGATTACGCTCATCACCCCACAGAGATCAAAGCCACAATCGCTTCATTGCAAATTTATGCTTCATTACGCAATATTGATGAGATCACAATGATTTGGCAGCCACATAAATATTCGCGCTTATTTGATAATCTTGAAGCATTTCAGCATTGTTTTGGTAAGCCAGAAAGGTTTAAGCTCATCATTCTTCCTGTGTGGGCTGCGGGTGAAGATGCGGTAGAAGTGGATTTTGCGACACTTTTTAAGCATTATAATCCGTTGCTTGCTACAAGATTGCAGCGCGTAGGTAATATCCTTGAAGTCTATAAAAACGAGAATCTAGTTCAACGGATTGAGAGTGGTATTGCTATTGGGTTTGGGGCAGGGGATATTACCTATCAGCTTCGAGGGATAAAATAA
- a CDS encoding uroporphyrinogen-III synthase: MRQIYLINSKAIAGVDDVETLLVNHIQYYPIKKSLLDAHISPITPQKQIDSLIFTSKHAIYALVQDIEKHPEMKSFFEIPSFVISKPSAQTLQKNGFHVEFIGRDSHGDGFSSEIIPLLAHRKPLYFRAKKIISGLDERLLEAKIPLKQIVAYENKTLSLDLAYKPKPRSVIIFTAPSNYHSFVQNFGWDGSYIAIAIGITTFGVFHREVEGYISPEQTIQSCIEFARDIISKYP, encoded by the coding sequence TTGCGCCAAATATATTTGATTAATTCAAAAGCCATTGCGGGAGTAGATGATGTGGAGACACTACTTGTCAATCATATCCAATACTATCCGATAAAAAAATCTCTCCTTGATGCTCATATCTCGCCTATTACGCCACAAAAGCAAATCGACTCGCTTATTTTCACCTCAAAGCATGCTATTTATGCGCTCGTGCAAGATATAGAAAAGCACCCTGAGATGAAAAGTTTTTTTGAGATTCCAAGCTTTGTGATTAGCAAGCCAAGCGCGCAAACATTGCAAAAAAATGGCTTTCATGTGGAATTTATCGGGCGGGATTCTCATGGTGATGGATTCTCAAGCGAGATTATACCACTTCTTGCGCATCGCAAGCCACTTTATTTTAGAGCCAAAAAAATCATCTCAGGGCTTGATGAGCGATTGTTGGAAGCTAAGATTCCGCTTAAGCAAATTGTCGCTTATGAAAATAAAACGCTCTCTTTAGATCTAGCCTATAAGCCAAAACCACGATCAGTGATTATTTTTACGGCACCGAGCAATTATCATTCTTTTGTGCAGAATTTTGGCTGGGACGGAAGCTACATTGCGATTGCAATTGGGATCACAACTTTTGGGGTATTTCATCGCGAAGTCGAGGGCTATATCAGCCCCGAGCAGACGATTCAGAGTTGCATAGAATTTGCTAGGGATATTATAAGTAAGTATCCATAG